The following are from one region of the Candidatus Terasakiella magnetica genome:
- a CDS encoding bacteriohemerythrin: MSIFTWQDAYSVDEGMIDTQHKKLLKIAETLFNAVLAQKEEKYIESCFDDLLSYTQKHFNDEETYFKKIGSEKLSPHAEEHKVLATELQNVWQMELLGFNDEKGRELLTWVEDRLIPHMMIDDSEAFHSAKD; the protein is encoded by the coding sequence ATGTCCATTTTTACATGGCAGGATGCCTATAGTGTCGATGAAGGCATGATCGATACACAACATAAGAAACTGCTCAAGATCGCAGAGACTTTATTCAATGCTGTGCTTGCCCAAAAAGAAGAAAAATATATTGAGAGCTGTTTTGATGATTTACTCAGCTACACCCAAAAACATTTTAATGATGAAGAAACATATTTTAAGAAAATCGGTTCAGAAAAATTGAGCCCACATGCTGAAGAACATAAGGTACTTGCCACAGAACTCCAGAACGTATGGCAAATGGAATTGCTTGGCTTTAATGATGAAAAGGGCCGCGAATTATTGACATGGGTGGAAGATCGTTTAATCCCACATATGATGATTGATGACTCAGAAGCCTTTCATTCAGCTAAAGACTAA
- a CDS encoding DsbA family protein — translation MTTSTLYYVHDPMCSWCWGHRPQWELLKEAITDSVQVKYIVGGLAPDSNNPMPLAQQQAIAGYWKKIEGLLGTQFNYDFWTQNTPRRSTYPACRAVIAARWQEAEEKMILAIQKGYYLRAMNPSDQEVHLQLAEELGLDTEIFKVDINSDQLEQTFAKELQFAHSLPIHGFPSMVLEHQGGIHMIPLDYKDYRGGLETITEIIS, via the coding sequence ATGACAACATCTACTTTGTATTATGTGCATGACCCAATGTGCAGTTGGTGTTGGGGACACCGTCCTCAATGGGAGCTTTTAAAAGAAGCCATAACAGATAGCGTTCAGGTAAAATATATTGTTGGTGGTTTGGCACCAGACAGTAATAACCCCATGCCATTGGCGCAACAACAGGCGATCGCAGGTTATTGGAAGAAGATTGAAGGATTACTTGGTACTCAGTTTAACTATGACTTTTGGACGCAAAATACGCCGCGAAGATCAACCTACCCAGCTTGCAGAGCTGTTATTGCCGCGCGGTGGCAAGAGGCAGAAGAAAAAATGATATTGGCCATACAAAAGGGATATTATTTAAGGGCGATGAACCCGTCAGATCAAGAAGTACATCTTCAATTGGCAGAGGAATTAGGGCTTGATACAGAGATATTTAAAGTGGATATCAATTCAGACCAACTAGAGCAAACCTTTGCTAAGGAACTACAGTTTGCACATAGCTTACCTATACATGGTTTCCCATCCATGGTTCTTGAACATCAAGGAGGAATACATATGATACCTCTTGACTACAAAGATTATCGTGGTGGTCTAGAGACAATAACTGAAATTATTTCTTAA